The Fusarium falciforme chromosome 12, complete sequence DNA window AGCAATGATCTTACGCAAGTCACCCCACCAAAGAAAGAAGGTCTAGGCTAACTTCATCCAGTGTTTCAATGCCTTGGTGGCACCATGTTCAACTCTGCCGCACAAGCAGCCTTCGTGAACAGCATGATCAGGACTCTTCCCGGTGATGTCTCTGGCATTGATGTTCAAACTGTTGTTCAGACAGGAGCTACTGAGATCCGGAAcgtcttttcttcctctgaAGTTATCGGGATCATTTCTTCGTATATGACGGGTCTCAAACTCACCTTTGCCATTGCCGTCGCAGGTGCTGGCCTAGGTGTTGTCACAAGTGTCTGCAATGACCACAAGCGGCTAGGCAaagaggccgtcaaggaTATGGGGGCTGTGGCTTAACATGTGCCATGGCAATGCGCATTGagataacttaatatttagatGGACTAGCGTGCTTGTTTCAAAGTCAAGCCTTTTCCTTGGAACCTGCTTGTCCTTCGAATGCTTGATGATGCAGGAATAATCATAAATCGCTCTCAGATGCGGAGGAAAGTCAATGGTTGTTGAACACAATGCGAGATTTACTACTCGTAGCAAGACTAAACTACCAAGTGTGTTGTAGATAGGACTCCCTAGTGTGAGAAGTACCCAGAGTTAGGTACTGGAGCCCCCTCCAGCTTAAAGTATCCAGGCTGCAGCACCTGGAAAACCTGCTGAGGGTCATACTTCTTGGAGATACCCTtcagcttggccttgttctcaGCACCGTAGTTGGTGACAACATCCTGGAACTGGCTGGCGTAGTTCATGTAGAGGTAATCGTTGTCCACACCTCGAGCCTTGGACTCCTCTTTGGTCTTCCTCATAATATCCGACATCCACTTGTAGATGGCCTCATCATCGGACTTGTTCAGCCACATGGCGCAGAGCTGGACGATGAGAACGGGGCCATCCTTGACATCTAGGCCGAGTGGGTTTCCCCCGTTGGTTTGCATCTTCTTGAGTTGAGGGGTGGTGATGCCCTGGACGACAATGTTGGGGAAGATGCCGGGAATCTTTTCAACTTCGGGAAGCTTCTCGAAGAAAAGATCCTTGAAGAAATCGACGATGCCACTGTCAACCTTGGTAGAGATGACATAGTACATCTCACGCAGGCCGATAGGCGCACCCTCCATGTTCTCCTTAGCCCACTCGCCAAGATCCTTGTTCCCCGTAGTATCGGAAACAGGCGTAATGGCATCAATCTCATCCCAAATCTctgcatcaccaccatcaggCTCAGCGTAGTAAAGAGTAGGAAGACCAAGCTTTGTGCCGTTCAAAGCTCCCCAGACCGCCCAGAAACCGGCCTTGGGATCCTTGGGAGAGTTGTTGACGAGGCCCACGACGGCTTTGGTGAGTTCAGGGAACTTGTCCTCGGTGAAGGCTCGATTGCCTCCCCACATCTGACCACCGGGAAGGGGAACGGTCTTGAGGTTGAACTTGACGACGAGGCCAAAGttgttgccgccgccgcgcaGGGCCCAGTAGAGATCTTTGTGCTTCTTGGCACTGGCTTTGACAATGGCACCGTTGGCGAGAACGACCTATGGGTTGATAAGTGAGAATGGTGACAATGTGATAGCGGTAGGGCCTCTTACCTCGTAGCTGTCAACGTTATCGCAAGCCCAGCCGTGCAGGTTGGAGAAGTAGGAGATACCGCCTGCAAGAGATTAGTCAAGGTCCGACACAGAGATGTAGAGAACTATACCTCCTGTTGTGAGTCCTCCAACACCGATGTTGGACAACCGTCCTCCGATAACAGTAACATCCGACTTGGAAAGCTCCTCAAACACAGGACCCCAAGTATTTCCAGGCTCAATAGAAGcgatcttcttgtccttggagAGGCTGATACCCTTCAGGTTGGTGAAAGAAATGGTGATGCCACCCTCAGCCGAGGACGCGCCAGCCATGGCTGCATGGCCACCACTCTTGGCCGCAAAGGGACATTGTGTCAGGCGCGACAAGAGAACAACGACGGATACGTCTTTTGCCTTTGATGGTTTGAAGATGCATTGGGGGTCGATATCGCCTTGGTTTGCGGACCAGTATGAGCTTGTGAAGGCTTCGTATGCCACTTCACCTTTTGTCTCTACAGCCGCATCGCCATAGAGGAATTTGAGTGATTTGCACTATTGAAGTTAGATAAGACGGGCATCGTGGTATTGTTCATTCTTACAGCAGCAGCACACCCAGCGGTCGATCGCTTTGAGTCCTCTGCCAAGGCAGGGATCTCATTCACATCgacgccaagatcaagaagtgCATCAGCAACATCAAAGTTCTTGGGCTCCAGGACAGCGTCAGTGGCAGCCCACGCTGTTGACACCACGGCACTCAAAGCCAACAAAGAACTAGCGGAAGGAGGAATCATGTTGGCTGAATGGTAGTTGAGGACCTAGAACAAACACCCAAGAATAGGGTATCCATGGCTTTTGTATTATCCTCTCGCAGAAACAATCCAGGTACCGAGCCGGGACCTGGTTAATCTCACAGCGTAGCAATGCCCCAGAAGACTTGCAGGAGACAGAAAGCCACTCGGATTTGTGGCCCAAGCGTTTTCCCAATGTCTCTTAAGATCGCCAAGGACATGCGGGAATTGTCCCAGGGACGAAACGTAATTGCTTTGCCGGGGAGGTTGGGGGCCAATTGCCATGGAACTTAGGTACTCCGTAGGAAAGGTGCTTATCCCTGAGCCAGCCCTACGGTAATCCGTCCGAGTACGGATACGGGGTAAAGCTGACGACGGATCTTTGCCGTTCAAGCTCCGAATGCCCTGCAGAACTTGAAGCACCGGTCTGGCTTGGCGGGTCAACCGTTGAGTCCGCCACACCGCTAGCTTTGCTCCGCATCAGCGATAACTGGCTGGGTGCTGCAGATGAGATTGTTACACAGGGACAGGCTTACTTGCTGGCGTCACTTATAAatgtgagcttcttgattcAACTGGACTGGCATTatcgtcgccatcatgaGGTAGGACAGGGCGCTGAATACCTGATCTCAGCTGCCGCAATGGAATGCAGATCCGCCAAATCTCTCTCGCCTTTCACCAGCAGGGATCACCAAGCTGGCTGCTGACTGCATCTCTAGCAATTAAGCGGCGATTCGGAGACTAGGCAAGATTCTGCACCCGGCCCTACCGGAATAACATTGATCTGGATCCCTGCAGTAAATCCTGCGCTTTGCCCGACATAGAAGGAGTACGAAGTAAAGTGTTAGCACCGTGAGCGATACGTTGTCAATGCGAGCCGCATTTCGGACTCGGACTCTGTCCAAACTGCCGCTTTGGCCCGTAGGATCAATCCGAAGATCCTGAGAGATGTGGCCAGATTCGTATTTTGCCGCAAACGGCTACGTGGAAGCGAGTATAAAGCCTCGCCCTGCAACCTCATCTCTCCAAAAGGTAGCGTTCCGACTTTCTAGAACCACTTCTCCTTGTCATCCATGTCATATAGGCCGGCCATTCAGTGGCACGGCTGCACAAGTGGTCTTTAGTGGTTGGGCTTCCCTGTCGATTACCATAGAGGTTGGATTTCTCTCGTGCCATAAAGTTGCGACAAGGCTTTACTTCAAGGACTAGTCGCTCTGTCTATCATGTGATACCCATGACAGGCGTGACCGTTGCCCATGTACTCCATACAAAAACCAGTGACAACATGTCCCCGTCCCCAAATAACATGACCGAATTCAAAGACCAACCACCAAGCTTGTCCCAAGATCATTCGTCATCTGAGCCCGAGCGACTCCCGAAGCCCTCGTCAGATTCACCATCCGGATCTTCATCAAAGCCGTCGTCCGACTCATCGTCCGAGTCTTCATAGTCGCCTTGGCCCGACTCGAGGCTTCCTTCAGGCTCAATTGATATCTTGAGAGGATACTCCCCAATGAGACTCTCCAACCTGGGCAGCAAACGGGCCGACTTCTTCTTAGCCTTCTGCAAGCCTGTCTTGTTCATTTCCACGCAGTACTCTCCTGGACCGTACAGGATAATGATATGGAGACTCTCGAGATTTGGGAACTTCCCATATGGCGCCATCTGGGCCAGCATCAACAGATCAGTCCTCGCCGCCATGGTGTACGCATCTAACCCAATGATCAGGTGCTTGACGCTGGGAGAAAGTATGTTCACGATGCAGCTCTGGCAGAGCTCCCTCATCAGTTCAGGATCCTCGATGTCGGACTCGGAATCATAGTGCTTGCAGAAAGCAGCCTCGTTCAGACTGAGCGTGCGTAGTTTGCCGAACGGGGCGAGCGTGGATTTGACAACGCGCATCTCTGGATGGACGGGTTCATGGTCGGTGGGTGAAATGTCGTTGGTGCCGATTTCGATGGTTTCAAGAGTGTCGGCTCTGAACTGGAGAGCCCTGAAGAGGCATTCCGCCGGGAGATGCTCCCTTTTATCTTCCTTGCGGGTAGTGAGATATCGAAAGTGCTTCAGCTTCTTTGCCTGATAGATGATCTCCGCCAGGATTCTGAGCCCCTTGTCCTCTCGGTCTTGTTCAGAagcctccttgtcctttggGATGATGGAGTTGATTAGCTCCAAACTGGTGAGATTCTGAAGGGCCGGCGCGAAGGCTCTGGAGTTGAAAGAAGATGCTGCATGATGATCAGCGAGCCACGTAGTTCCCACAAAAACGAGGGTCTGCAATGCGGGTGCTGCACGGAGAATCACACGAACACCAGGGTTGCAGATGCTGAAGATGTCGGACATGTTGATTGCGAGGGTGAGGTGGCGTAGCTTGTGCAGCTTCGCAGAGTCCCCGTTGATCTTCAAGCGCTGGGCAAAATGGGTCAAGGTTGTTGTGGACTCCATGTCATCGTCGTAGTCGCAGATAGGCAGCACGATGGTCTCGACATTAGGGCATAAAGCCAACATGACCTCGTCATAAATCTGACCGCAGGCGTGAGAGAAGACAATGTTGTTTTCGAGGGCGAAATTGACATCGGGGTCGTCGTAAACGTCCATGTCGTAGTCCTCGGCGATATCCATGGCGAGTTGTAGCTCGTTCGGCTCGCCCCATTCAATGTGGCCCAGCTGCAACACCCTCACATTCTCTGAGAGGTTCGAGTCCAAATAGATGTTGAAAAGCCAAGTGGCAAAGGGCATGGTCCGGCTGGCGTCATGGTAGAAGATGGGCAGGGCAATGTCGCGAAAGCGAGTCGAGGTTTGTGCCAAGGCCCAAAGGGCGCGGGGTGAGCCGGATCTGTCCCCGAATGGGTTCAGCAGATCCGTGCCGGCCTTCTTGGGGCTACAGTGCCCACAGAGGTTCATGCATATGTCTCGTAGAATCTCCGAAGGGAGCAGGTCGAGCGACGTAGGCGACGCATCCTTCTTGGCGGAGGCCATGTCGACAGACGTGAATGGGGGATCGAGGTTGGGCCTTGTCGTGAAGGTGCAAAGGTGTGATGTAGATATAGCcggagaagaaagagggaCGAGGGAAGAAGAGACGTTGGTCTCTCGAATGCTTGCTCTTGATTGTTTTCTCGGTTGCCTGCATGAGTGTAAGAGAGGGCTGGCACTGTCAACGGCCGAACCGATCACTGGCTGACGTAAATCACCACAAGCTGATTTTCTTTGTCGTTTGTTTCTCTCGGCAGTCCAGTCAAacataattatatattaaaacgTGGTATCACGCAGAACGTTTGCTTTGCTGTCCCTGATCAACTCCTGCAGCCACAAAGGAAATCCAGCGAGACCGGCTAGTAAAACGCCGTAGGCAGGTAGCACAACCCGTCCACTCTGACATCCCATTACGTGATCTACAACAACTTTGGCAACTTTTTCCGGCTCATCAAGGGGGTCGTGGAAAGTTGGGTGCGCGGTGAGGTTTTGGATGAGAGGTGTGCGGACCCAGTAGGGATAAATGATGCTGATATGCCGTGAGCGGAGGCGTAGTGAAGACATAGGGGTATCTCAACTTACCTCGTAAGAACGTTCCTGGTGTTATATCTATGCTTCAAATCCTGCGCCAGACCCTCGTGAAATGCCGTCAATCCAGCTTTCGTGCAACTGTAATCGACGTTGCTAGCAATCGTGATGAAACTGGCGATGCTTGCCATGGTGACAATATGGCCGTGCTGCTGCTTGATCATGGACGGCAAAAATTCCTGCGAGAGCCAAAAATGCGCAAGAATGTTGACATCGAACATGTGCCTGATCTGATCTTTGCTGCAGCTGAGAATATCCTTGCCGAGTACAACTCCCgcattgttgatgaggaCAGTCGGGTCGCCAACATCCCGACGGATCTGTTCTGCCGCGTTGTGTATCGCATCTGGTGAAGTAACATCCACTTGGTAAAAGCGAGCATTTGCTGGTAGAGCTTGCTTTGGTGGTTGAATATCGAAGGATACCACTTGGACGTTTTTCTGAGCAAATTGTTTGACCATGTGAGACCCCATTCCACCGCTGCCTCCCGTGATGAGGACTATCTCTTTCTTCCAGTCCCATAGATGGGGGCCTGTTCGTGTATTAAGGACGAGTCTGTTGAGAAGGCTATTAAGACCGTAGCATGTGCCAATGATTGCTAGAGGTCCGAGAATGCGTGCGAGTACTGTATTTTGCGGGATGGAAGTCATAATAACGTCAGCGATCCCGCGTCCTTGCTGCAAGAGTGTCTGTAGAAGGCGACACAGCCCCCGAGACATGTTGTGTATGGTTGATTCCTGCATCTTGGCGTTTGACTGGAAGCGGAAAGCAGGTCTAAATCGACGCAATGAAAGCACAGCTGACGAAAACAAAAATGAGAGAATGGAGGGTCATCAATGTATTTATCCGCCCCTTGTCGCACAACCTTCTGTCCTCCATCACTCTGCCCCCACCTACCAAGGTCCCTTTCCAAGCACATCTCTTGAGCTGAGGTGTGGATGATCCTGGCCTGTCTAGCCGGTTCAAGGCACGACAGCCAGCCACAAAGCCAAGCGAACCAATAAGCCCAACTGTCACCCCGTTGCCGATATCTTGACTCACATTGGTGTCAGATATTGGATCTTGACTTCTCAATAGCCTACCTCGCGTAGACGTTTCTGATAAGCACTTGAACCAACACGTTGCAAATCACATACCAAGACGGCAAAGAGAGCGGCTTCCCCGAGACATTGCGCGGGATGGGTGAGACAGGAATTTGTGATATCCACTTGCTACGTGACACAGCATATCCGACGAAAGCCGGTCCGAATGAGGGGGGTGTTTTCTCTTGTACAAGCGAGGAAACTGCGTGAAGCTCTCACACAGAAGCAGGAGGTTGTGTCTTGGCACTGCTGGTGCCCCCACGATAATTGCAGCCCGTGTACAACACGGGCTGCTGGGCCTCCACATTACCGCCTTGCCGTGTTGCCTATCCCGCATACTTGGCAAAGGGATCAGCCGTAGGGTCCGTGTTGCGTACATATTCCAAGCCGATCGCCGTATCATCCGCCACAGCTTGTCCGTACTGCTTGGCAATAAAAGCGAAGATCAGGTCGATGCCAGCCGAAATGCCGGATGATGTCCAGATGTTACCGTCCACGACCCATCTTGCTTCCTTTACCCACTTGACGTTTGGTCCTTGGGACACGACCTGTTGATGGGTTAGTGAAGACGCCCTACGAAAGAGTATGGTCGCTTACCCAAGAGAACGATCTCTTGTTTGACGTGGCCTCCCTGCCATCGAGGACGCCCGACTGTGCGGCGATAGCACTTCCCGTGCAAACTGTTAGAAGGTATCGCAACTTCGGATACCTCTCCTTGATAAACTGTCTCACTCTGGCAATGTTCTCTGGGTCTCTCGCTCCCAACCCACCGGGCACCAACAGGACCTCAATATCCTCCGGCGCGGTGTCGTAAGTGTGCGTTGGAACGACACTCTGTCCGATTCGGCCAGGAGTCGAATCAACTAGCGTCGTGACGGGCTCGAGTGAAGTGTGGAGTATGGAGAGTGAGAGCGGCTGGTTCTTCGACATGTAGTTCAAGGCATCTATAGGGCCAAAGACGTCGAGGGCTTGGAAGCCCCGGAAGAGAGCAATGGCATATTTTGTTGGAGGAGACATGGTGACGTTGCTTGAGTCTGTGAATAGCCACAAGTATGAGGAAAATTGTCAGATTCTTATACTTGTCATGTATTTGGAGGGCGTGAGACTTGAGCACGTTATATCTCGCTGTGAGGGGTAGGTCGGGCTAGACTCTTAGTATCGATATCTTTGCTTATTGGATGTTGGCTGGGCGCAGGTCAATATTTGTCAGCAAGTTCCGGTGGTGATCGGAATTAAAGTTGTGTGGGGTGTAATGCGAAATTACGATTGATAAGATGCTTGAGTAATGAAGCTATTCCCAGCTGGATTGACGTGGCGACTTGACATCAGAGACGCAGTCATCAGTGGGATGTGACAACTGCCCACGCACCCGGCCTAAATGGGCAACCTTTGCGTTCAGAAGTCGAGACGATTGTGTTGGTCCAAAAGGAGCAGTGCTCAATTCACGGTCCCAGCGTCATGTCATATATTGAGCAGCCCACTTTTCCAGGCAGCAGGTCCCCTTGTCCGTCTCATTCACGCTCCCCTCTGAAGGCGTGAAACAAAACTTGAATTATACATCAACACGCCGCTCGAACAATTGCTCAGACTCCGCTGCAATGGCTGCTATAAtggacgacgacatcatcaatAGCATCATCAGACAGTTGAACCCCGGCGATCGTGCTGCTGGCAGACAGAAAGCACTTGATTCTGCACGTCTTTCCGGGGTGTGTCCATGGTTTCTTGACCTCTCAGAGATACGAGGTTGGCTGAATGGAACGGGTCCCCAGCTCCTCTGGCTCGATGGTCCAAGTAAGAGTACAGGATTGATGGCAATGGCTATTGGTACTGACATGGGACAGCTGCAACTGGCAAGACGTTTCTGAGGTACCGCTGGAAGAAAATGTATACGATGGAAGGATGGCTAATATTTCCCAAGCTCGAAAGTCGTCAATCATATTCGATCCGACGACCGACTACGAGCAAACAACTCTGCAGTTGCTGTCGTCTACGCCGAGAAAAGCTACGAACACCGGAATATCGCCGACTGGAATCTTCGACTCTCATCCGTGGCCAGGCAGCTCGCATCTCAACTGCCAACTTCCTCCGCTGCTCTAAAAAGGGCTCTGGCCAAGTTCTCCGACACTGATGACGACCAACTTCACTCGATTCTGAGGACAATGGCCTCCGAGTTTGGAaccgtcttcgtcgtctttgATGGAATTGGCAAGGTAACTACCAAAAGTTTGAAGGCACTAATGCGTGTCCTTGGTGGAGGCCATGAAGAGAAGGCTGTGTTCCAGGTGTTGATAACCAGTCGTGGTCCACCTCCCGATGGTTTCACGGCTCAGTTCGAGGTCTCTATCGTCGAGGCTGGGGCTGATAGTATTGACCTGAAAGCTTATGTGACCTCTGATTTGCGAGATGCCTTCCAAGAGCTCTCTCCTCTGGAGTTCTCGAAGGTAAGCGCAATACTTGAAGCCGAAATTTCTTTAGCCTGTGACGGAGTGTAAGTATCGCTGCCACTTCTCACTGCATATACTCATGGTTCTCTTAGCTTCccgcctctgcctctgcctcacCTGTGTGCCAGACCCTCGGAGGCGATGGAGAGTCTCTCTACAATGATAGCGTCGGTTCACGGGCAGTCGACTTCTGATACTATGCAGCAAGCTTGCCGCAGAATAATGGCACAAATCAAATCAAGCAAATGGGGAGATATGATCTGCTGCGTCCTCTATCACCTGGCCAAAATCAACGAGTTCGGATATGAGTTCACGATACCAATGGCAGCAGACGCCTTGGACGCTTGGAAGATATTTCATCAAGACGGATCCCCATATACCGCTGCGGACATCATCGAGATTTGCGCTGGGCTTTATTACTTCAGCGATGACAACCAAACTATTCGCATTCGGTCTCCTATTCTAGAGCATTATCTTCGGCACGAAGAGTTTGGCAGAGAATACGAAGAGCTTTGTACGACAGCGCAGATGCGGTATCTATGCAAGCCTGAATTCTCCAGCGGAGCTTGTGCATCCTCGAATGAGCTTCGCGAACGGTTCAAAAATGACAGATATCTCTGGTACGCCGCAAGGATGTTGGCTCCCAATCTCCATCAGCACATGCCCAAATCCTTCGTATTCGACTTCATGGTACTTTCATCCAACCAGGGGTCCATTGATTCGTATCTACAAGCAGCCAACGCCTGGCCATATCAGGATGAAGTCGCCTATGATGAACTGGAGGAGAGTTCAGAATACTGGAATTGCTTCACACGCGGCTTTCGGCCTCTTCACCTCGCCGTACAACTATCAGACTCGGCCCCGTTGATACACACCTTGGCAGAACGAGGGGAAGAGCTCGAAGCGCGTAATAAAGACGGTCAAACCGCACTACACATCGCCGCGCAAAGCCAGGGAGAATGCAATGCCCTCCGTGCTCTTCTCGCCTGTGGCAGTGACGTTTCTGCCGTGGA harbors:
- a CDS encoding DJ-1 protein-PfpI domain-containing protein — its product is MSPPTKYAIALFRGFQALDVFGPIDALNYMSKNQPLSLSILHTSLEPVTTLVDSTPGRIGQSVVPTHTYDTAPEDIEVLLVPGGLGARDPENIARVRQFIKERYPKLRYLLTVCTGSAIAAQSGVLDGREATSNKRSFSWVVSQGPNVKWVKEARWVVDGNIWTSSGISAGIDLIFAFIAKQYGQAVADDTAIGLEYVRNTDPTADPFAKYAG
- a CDS encoding FAD-binding PCMH-type domain-containing protein, producing MIPPSASSLLALSAVVSTAWAATDAVLEPKNFDVADALLDLGVDVNEIPALAEDSKRSTAGCAAACKSLKFLYGDAAVETKGEVAYEAFTSSYWSANQGDIDPQCIFKPSKAKDVSVVVLLSRLTQCPFAAKSGGHAAMAGASSAEGGITISFTNLKGISLSKDKKIASIEPGNTWGPVFEELSKSDVTVIGGRLSNIGVGGLTTGGGISYFSNLHGWACDNVDSYEVVLANGAIVKASAKKHKDLYWALRGGGNNFGLVVKFNLKTVPLPGGQMWGGNRAFTEDKFPELTKAVVGLVNNSPKDPKAGFWAVWGALNGTKLGLPTLYYAEPDGGDAEIWDEIDAITPVSDTTGNKDLGEWAKENMEGAPIGLREMYYVISTKVDSGIVDFFKDLFFEKLPEVEKIPGIFPNIVVQGITTPQLKKMQTNGGNPLGLDVKDGPVLIVQLCAMWLNKSDDEAIYKWMSDIMRKTKEESKARGVDNDYLYMNYASQFQDVVTNYGAENKAKLKGISKKYDPQQVFQVLQPGYFKLEGAPVPNSGYFSH